The genomic interval TGCCAACTCGGGAGCGTGACGGCGACGCTACTGACTGGCATCGTCTTCCTGAGCCTGTTCGTCGTCGCCTGGCCACTCCTGTTTACCGGCTTCACCTGGGGATTGCCCGGCGAGTCCGGCGCAGTCCACGGCGTGATGTTCGGCGCCGTCATCTGGCTTGGCTACGCTGCGACCGTCTGGATCGCCGTGTTTCGCGGCTGGGAGGAGTTGTCGGCGACGCTGCCGATCCTGGCGGCGATGTTGCTCGCGTATCTCGTCTACGGGCTCGTCCTCGGCGGCGTCTACGACCGACTTGCGGCCCACCGGACCCTGATGAGCACGGAGGCATGACGAGTCGGTCCGCGGCCGGGGATTCGCATCAGCCCGTGGGCTCCTGGACCGAGCGTGAGTCCCGTGTGGAGCCTACACATACCCAACAGCGTTGGGTCCGGTGACTTACCTTCCGGAGCCGTCTCGTCGGTATGAACGTCTTCTGGCACCAGCGGGACCTCAGACTGCCCGACAACCGCGGGCTCGCACTGGCCGCGAACGACGGGCCGGTGGTCCCGGTCTATGTCGTCGACACGGACATCCTCAAGAAGGTCGGAAAGCGCCAGCGTGCCTTCTTCATGCAGGGCGTCCGAGCAGTGAAACGGGCCTACCGGGACCGCGGGAGCGACCTGCTCGTCCGGTCGGGCGACCCCGCCGAACTCCTCGCGGCCGTGGTCGACGAGTACGACGCCGACCGCGTCGTGTACAACGAACACTACCGGCCGGCCCGGCGGAACCGACAGCGCCGCGTCGACGACGCCGTCACCACGAAGTCCGTCACGGACCTCCTGCTGGTCGACCCGGAACGGCTCACACCCCGGTACGAGAACCACAGCCGGTTCTACGACGACTGGCAGGCCGAACACAAACTGCCGCCGGCCGACACGCCGACGGCG from Haloarcula pelagica carries:
- a CDS encoding DUF6789 family protein — encoded protein: MDPVRSGLAGGAAATGVLLLFLLTVDLALGGTNLFVLTTFASLCTIGGPPYCQLGSVTATLLTGIVFLSLFVVAWPLLFTGFTWGLPGESGAVHGVMFGAVIWLGYAATVWIAVFRGWEELSATLPILAAMLLAYLVYGLVLGGVYDRLAAHRTLMSTEA